In one Neobacillus sp. WH10 genomic region, the following are encoded:
- a CDS encoding 5'-nucleotidase, lipoprotein e(P4) family: MKKLTGWFMAVVLLLSLTNVNVKAEPIGRPTLNLYEQNTMSVLWYQKSGEAKALYYQGYNIGKMRLDEILSKQPKNNGLKPAIVLDIDETILDNSPHLAWFVLKGKGKPFNWSEWFNRAEALPLPGAVEFLKYADSKGVVIYYISNRKEAQKEATLKNLQSIGAPQVDTDHVLLRQPSENGKETRRMEVAKTHEIVLLFGDNLGDFSGFDKLSVSERNQAVENSEEEFGKKLIVFPNPMYGDWEGAIYHYDYRKSDKEKAKLRKKYLETYQR; this comes from the coding sequence ATGAAGAAGTTGACAGGATGGTTCATGGCTGTGGTACTTTTGCTCTCTCTTACGAATGTAAATGTAAAAGCTGAACCTATAGGAAGACCCACACTTAACTTGTATGAACAAAATACAATGTCTGTTCTCTGGTACCAAAAATCTGGGGAAGCAAAGGCATTATATTACCAAGGTTATAATATAGGGAAAATGAGATTGGATGAGATCCTAAGTAAACAACCAAAAAATAATGGTTTAAAGCCCGCGATTGTTCTTGATATTGACGAGACAATTCTGGATAACAGCCCCCATCTTGCATGGTTTGTCCTTAAAGGTAAAGGTAAACCATTCAATTGGAGTGAATGGTTTAACAGGGCGGAAGCTTTGCCTTTGCCTGGTGCGGTTGAATTTTTAAAATATGCAGATTCAAAGGGTGTAGTGATTTACTACATATCCAACCGTAAGGAAGCGCAAAAAGAGGCAACATTGAAAAATTTACAAAGTATTGGTGCCCCGCAAGTGGATACAGATCATGTTTTATTAAGGCAGCCTAGTGAAAACGGCAAAGAAACCCGACGCATGGAAGTTGCGAAAACGCATGAAATCGTATTATTATTTGGTGACAACTTAGGAGATTTTAGCGGTTTTGATAAGTTATCGGTTTCTGAAAGGAATCAAGCTGTTGAAAATTCTGAAGAAGAATTCGGAAAAAAATTAATTGTTTTCCCTAACCCCATGTATGGAGATTGGGAAGGTGCTATATATCATTACGATTACAGAAAATCAGATAAAGAAAAAGCAAAGCTAAGAAAGAAATACTTAGAAACTTACCAACGATAG
- a CDS encoding permease — protein sequence MFGISLPQSFLQMNTIFISILIEALPFVTLGVLISGIIQIFVTEEMIAKIMPKNRVLAVVFASFLGILFPSCECGIVPIVSRLVSKGVPISAGIAFMLTAPIINPVVLFATYIAFGSDWKMPLYRGLGAIIVAIVTGIFIAYRYKGNPFKENYHHHHNHEKTTFWKKVWRTLEHAVEEFFSMGKYLVIGSLIAAAVQTYVKTSTLVSIGQGPASSSLVMMALSFILSLCSEADAFIASSFRTTFSTGSLLAFLVFGPMVDIKNLMMMLATFKKRLVLMIVVAVFVIVFGYSLLF from the coding sequence ATGTTTGGTATATCATTACCGCAATCTTTTTTACAGATGAATACCATTTTTATTTCAATCTTAATCGAAGCCTTACCTTTTGTAACTTTAGGAGTTTTAATTTCAGGAATTATTCAAATTTTTGTTACCGAAGAAATGATTGCTAAAATAATGCCTAAGAATCGTGTTCTTGCGGTGGTATTTGCAAGTTTTTTAGGGATATTATTTCCATCTTGTGAATGCGGGATTGTTCCGATTGTCAGTCGGCTTGTATCAAAAGGTGTTCCGATTTCAGCGGGCATTGCCTTTATGCTTACGGCGCCGATTATTAACCCAGTTGTACTATTTGCAACCTATATCGCTTTCGGCAGTGACTGGAAAATGCCGCTTTATCGCGGACTAGGTGCCATTATTGTTGCAATAGTAACAGGCATATTTATTGCCTATCGATACAAGGGAAATCCATTTAAAGAAAATTATCATCACCATCATAATCATGAAAAGACTACTTTTTGGAAGAAAGTTTGGCGTACACTTGAACATGCCGTTGAGGAATTTTTCTCAATGGGAAAATATTTAGTGATTGGTTCTCTCATTGCTGCTGCGGTGCAAACATATGTTAAAACGTCAACACTTGTTTCCATTGGACAAGGACCTGCATCGTCCTCTTTAGTTATGATGGCATTGTCATTCATTCTTTCATTATGCTCGGAAGCAGATGCGTTTATTGCATCTTCTTTTAGAACGACATTTTCAACTGGGTCACTATTAGCATTTTTAGTTTTTGGGCCAATGGTGGATATCAAAAATTTAATGATGATGCTTGCAACATTTAAAAAACGCCTTGTCCTTATGATTGTTGTTGCTGTTTTTGTAATTGTTTTTGGATACTCTTTGCTGTTTTAA
- a CDS encoding TIGR03943 family protein gives MIRSLILIGFTYLIFHLHITGDINKYINMKYSYLSAAAGYALLLLTIVQILMLNKEPSKDAGCDHDHCGHNHSKEDKWYKKLYVYPIFAFPIISGLFFPIATLDSNIVKAKGFHFPIYDEGQGDSFMQQQFLRPDTSVYYGKDDYDKLMKKEKKKYVDQSTIILNDQNYLKGMETIYNFPGDFLGKEIEFKGFVFNDKETIDKNQLFVFRFGVIHCIADSGVFGMLVDMPEGTKLKNDEWVTVKGKISTIYYQPFKTNIPYLKVEEWSKTDAPKEQYVFRGY, from the coding sequence ATGATTAGAAGTTTGATCCTAATTGGTTTTACTTATTTAATATTTCACCTTCATATTACCGGAGATATTAATAAATATATCAATATGAAATATTCTTACCTATCAGCAGCTGCTGGTTATGCCTTACTATTGTTAACCATTGTTCAAATTCTGATGCTGAATAAGGAGCCTTCAAAAGATGCCGGATGCGACCATGATCATTGTGGTCACAATCATTCAAAAGAAGATAAGTGGTATAAAAAGTTGTATGTCTACCCAATTTTTGCTTTTCCGATTATTTCTGGTTTATTTTTTCCCATCGCTACTCTTGATTCCAATATTGTGAAGGCAAAAGGATTCCATTTTCCTATTTATGATGAAGGACAAGGGGACTCGTTTATGCAGCAACAATTTCTTCGACCAGATACAAGTGTATATTATGGAAAAGATGACTATGATAAGTTAATGAAAAAGGAAAAGAAAAAATACGTAGATCAAAGTACGATTATCTTGAATGATCAAAATTACCTAAAAGGAATGGAAACAATTTATAATTTTCCAGGTGATTTTCTAGGAAAAGAAATTGAATTTAAAGGGTTTGTTTTCAATGATAAGGAAACCATCGATAAAAATCAGCTTTTTGTCTTCAGATTTGGTGTTATCCACTGTATAGCTGACTCCGGAGTCTTTGGAATGCTTGTTGACATGCCGGAGGGAACGAAGTTGAAAAATGATGAGTGGGTTACAGTGAAAGGGAAAATCTCCACGATTTATTATCAGCCATTTAAAACCAATATTCCCTATTTAAAAGTCGAGGAATGGTCAAAGACTGATGCTCCAAAAGAGCAATATGTTTTTAGAGGGTATTAG
- a CDS encoding cytochrome-c oxidase, whose product MAVKFIKISVLYFVIGACIGMYMSMTEKFSFTPVHVHIILLGWMSMALAGLIYVVFPTAAKTALAKVHFWLHNISLPIMMIGLAFLVSGMDKAGPAVATGGTLMVLGIIVFAINILKNVNN is encoded by the coding sequence ATGGCAGTTAAGTTTATTAAAATTTCTGTTTTGTATTTTGTCATCGGAGCCTGTATCGGTATGTATATGTCAATGACAGAAAAATTCAGCTTCACACCCGTTCATGTTCATATTATTTTATTAGGCTGGATGTCAATGGCACTCGCAGGACTTATTTATGTCGTTTTTCCAACTGCAGCCAAAACTGCACTTGCAAAGGTTCATTTCTGGCTGCATAATATCTCCTTACCAATCATGATGATTGGGCTTGCATTCCTTGTATCAGGTATGGATAAAGCCGGGCCAGCGGTTGCTACTGGTGGTACATTGATGGTTTTAGGAATCATTGTCTTTGCAATCAACATTTTAAAAAATGTGAATAACTAA
- a CDS encoding DUF445 domain-containing protein, which translates to MLKQKNKSQHLATISLAVMAIGFLITMPIRDSLWGIILQGGFEAGLVGGLADWFAVTALFRHPLGIPIPHTALLPKNRKRIIAGIISMLENDWLTKESIRKKIDTLNFSEKLFSIIDKEIHSKAIQKNFINLIQHLIHTIDTKKIAPVIEKELKSQLYKLDTKNYLPLIIDQVMERKYDEKTLDIILKEVYEWAEKDSTKYKLGGLAVDAVENIKADGFMQFALKSFSNLVNEEKLGNIIQSLILKGVDSFRDPYNPNRKTLMIHIHNKLESVKNDEKVYEELNHLKTQLIGKWEPQEQIISLLNNLKQKAHDFVEEANFFNHYILPIIIDGLENLKATPEKVNSLETWIKQQITSFVDKNHTKIGKLVEENLERLDDKTLITMVETNVGKDLQWIRVNGAVCGFLIGLVLVGIKALL; encoded by the coding sequence ATGTTAAAACAGAAGAATAAATCGCAGCATTTAGCGACTATTTCTCTTGCAGTGATGGCAATCGGATTTCTGATAACTATGCCAATACGGGATTCACTATGGGGAATCATTCTGCAGGGTGGTTTTGAAGCAGGGCTTGTTGGGGGCCTTGCGGATTGGTTTGCTGTTACCGCCTTATTTCGACACCCATTAGGTATTCCAATCCCCCATACGGCATTGCTGCCAAAAAACCGAAAAAGAATTATCGCGGGGATTATCTCGATGCTTGAAAACGATTGGCTAACGAAAGAGAGCATTCGAAAAAAAATTGATACTCTTAATTTTTCTGAAAAGCTGTTTTCGATTATTGACAAGGAAATTCATTCAAAGGCAATTCAAAAAAATTTCATCAATCTGATTCAACATTTAATTCATACGATTGATACTAAGAAAATTGCTCCGGTAATTGAAAAGGAATTAAAATCCCAGTTATATAAATTAGATACTAAGAATTACCTCCCTTTGATAATTGATCAGGTTATGGAAAGAAAATACGATGAAAAAACACTTGATATTATTTTAAAAGAAGTTTATGAGTGGGCGGAAAAAGATAGTACCAAGTACAAGCTAGGCGGGTTAGCAGTTGACGCTGTAGAAAATATTAAAGCCGATGGGTTTATGCAATTTGCATTAAAGTCATTTAGTAATCTCGTTAACGAAGAAAAGCTGGGTAATATTATCCAAAGCCTTATTCTAAAAGGAGTGGACAGCTTTCGGGATCCCTATAATCCAAATAGAAAAACATTAATGATTCATATTCATAATAAGCTGGAGTCAGTAAAAAATGATGAAAAAGTTTACGAGGAACTTAATCACCTAAAGACTCAATTGATTGGAAAATGGGAACCTCAAGAACAAATTATTTCTTTACTTAACAATTTGAAGCAAAAAGCGCATGATTTCGTCGAAGAAGCAAACTTTTTCAATCATTACATTCTCCCGATTATCATTGATGGGCTAGAAAATTTAAAAGCAACTCCTGAAAAAGTCAATTCTTTAGAAACTTGGATTAAGCAGCAAATTACCAGCTTTGTTGATAAAAATCATACAAAGATTGGCAAACTTGTCGAGGAAAATTTAGAAAGACTTGATGATAAAACCCTCATTACAATGGTTGAAACAAATGTAGGCAAAGACCTGCAATGGATTCGTGTTAATGGGGCTGTTTGCGGATTTTTAATTGGACTTGTATTAGTAGGTATAAAAGCCTTACTATAA
- a CDS encoding DUF3939 domain-containing protein produces the protein MKYKFFFGIGIGWLSVYSMVQKYFKSPKQKDKGNENTVNMKLKDSKNYPIIDVSIDDVRKSIRAFSNNLPKGVFRTILVQEDNSIDFKQLASLLGGIPSKKFYMSKETYDLFEESEKQIPIEMDIIQKAVDQYVKENKEFPMLKFDPQQRVNYYQLLQDKYLKAAPKTQFYITDLDGLITHIMPQKKNSSQR, from the coding sequence ATGAAGTACAAGTTTTTTTTCGGAATAGGAATTGGCTGGCTATCTGTTTACTCAATGGTTCAAAAATACTTTAAATCTCCCAAACAGAAAGATAAGGGGAATGAGAATACAGTAAATATGAAATTGAAGGATAGCAAAAACTATCCGATTATAGATGTGTCTATTGACGATGTACGTAAATCTATTAGGGCGTTTTCTAATAATCTGCCAAAGGGAGTTTTCCGGACCATTCTTGTTCAAGAGGATAATAGTATCGACTTTAAACAGCTTGCTTCACTCCTTGGCGGTATTCCTTCTAAAAAGTTTTATATGTCAAAAGAAACCTATGATTTATTTGAAGAAAGTGAAAAACAAATTCCAATTGAAATGGATATCATTCAAAAGGCCGTTGATCAATATGTAAAAGAGAATAAGGAATTTCCAATGTTAAAATTTGATCCTCAGCAAAGAGTGAATTATTATCAGCTATTACAGGACAAATACCTTAAAGCAGCGCCAAAAACACAATTTTATATTACTGACCTAGATGGTCTGATAACACATATAATGCCACAGAAAAAAAATTCCTCTCAAAGATGA